The Hujiaoplasma nucleasis DNA window TTATCTTAGATGCAATCTTAACACCATGCTGTGTATTTAATTACTTTCGTCATCTTCTAACTAAACACTGAGTAAAATCAGTAACTATCTGATCTAACTTTGAAATGTTCAAATTAGTTTTAGAATGAGTGTATTGGGTGCCGCCATACCCACTGCATATTCTCTCCCCCATAACACGATTAGTTATCAATATTTTTGATCTTTCTTATAACGAATATCACAGTAAACCATGTTGTAATTATATATATTAATAAATATATCAATGGAATTATAGTTTCATCAACACGCTCAAAACCTTGAAAAGTCAAACCTAACGTTGATAATGAAGTAAATAATTCGATAACTCCAAAAAAAATAAATAATTTACCAAATTCAACATTTGCAATTTTCCATATCTTTTCACTCGACAAAGACTTTTCAGTTCTAAATCCAAATATTCCATTTCTTTTTGGTGTAAATTTGAAAAATATAATTCCTAAGATTATCTTTAGAACCACAAAAGTTTCTAAAAAAATCCAAACACCAATTATTGTCCAATATAGCATTCAAACCCCTCCATTAGTACTGCAATCTCTACGCCCACCATAGCAAACTAGTAATTATCCTTTTGTACCCCCATAGTTGTTCATGTTATTTTAAGTATAGCACGAGATAACACGTTTTAAAATACAAAATGGGATATTCATCTTATTTGCTTGAAAATTACTTCTACTAATGTCTAGTATCTCTACGAATAATAACTCCCCTAAACTCCATGGTTTTTGGCAATATCATTGAAATCCAAATCTCCTCAAGTACTATTTCCATAAATTAGCGATAAACTAATCAAAACTGCTCATATTTTTAGTTTATTTATCCTTTTAATGAGTCATTTATGTAACAAATAAAAAAAGTTTATTCTTATAAACCGCTAAACAAAGGCATTAAACCTATGTTTTAGGGTGTGAAATAAACTTTAATAGTTGAAATGTCTTGTCATTATGGACTTTATCACTGTTTTTGATAACCTCTAGACTAACTTTACTACAACCTCTAGACTAACTTTACTATAAATAATGCTAAAAGTTCATATTTTAGTTGTTTTAAAATCACGAAACTATAATCACATTCCACAGGTTATAATAGGCTTAATAATAGAAATATAACTAGTCCCTTATTGTTTTATATATTGATATTAAAGCTACAATCGTAATTTGTGTTAGTTGACCTATTTTGATACATTTACGCACCATTATTAAAAATCTGTGCACCTCTTCTCTCACTAATTATATAAAATAATAACTATTGTTCAAAAATTATAATATTTCAAAAAATATGCAAATCATTTGTTGAGTTATTTTGATGAGAATTGTTTTCTTTGATTGCCAAGTATGTTCCGAAAATCATTAATATAAACGCTATCCCAAAAACTATAGACAACGAATCTTTTAGCACAATAAAAGAGAAAATGGATCCAACAAAAGGTGCAATAGCATAGAATGCACTGGTTCTAGCTGCCCCAAGTTGTCTTTGTGCACTAATATAAAAGTACAAACTCATTCCGTAAGAAACGAATCCAAGTAATAACGCCAGTATAACAAAATACCATACTACAGATGCTTGATTCACTACTAATGCGATAATCAACGACCCCAAACCTGAGCCTAGACCTTTAATAACAACA harbors:
- a CDS encoding SdpI family protein yields the protein MLYWTIIGVWIFLETFVVLKIILGIIFFKFTPKRNGIFGFRTEKSLSSEKIWKIANVEFGKLFIFFGVIELFTSLSTLGLTFQGFERVDETIIPLIYLLIYIITTWFTVIFVIRKIKNIDN
- a CDS encoding EamA family transporter, which translates into the protein MLSKGNPLHVVVIKGLGSGLGSLIIALVVNQASVVWYFVILALLLGFVSYGMSLYFYISAQRQLGAARTSAFYAIAPFVGSIFSFIVLKDSLSIVFGIAFILMIFGTYLAIKENNSHQNNSTNDLHIF